The Anastrepha ludens isolate Willacy chromosome 2, idAnaLude1.1, whole genome shotgun sequence genome contains a region encoding:
- the LOC128855361 gene encoding uncharacterized protein LOC128855361, whose product MSHQCSCGRDLNNNYVSYTSAYANGSSSLDREASSSLSGSGVGGGSKSAMSGKTTQLTAKVMFGTVGAIKDLREKEKSRHATTRATDRRN is encoded by the coding sequence ATGTCACATCAGTGCAGTTGTGGTCGTGATCTCAACAACAACTATGTCTCCTATACGAGCGCCTACGCTAATGGCAGCTCAAGTCTGGATCGTGAAGCGAGTAGCAGCCTTTCGGGCAGCGGCGTCGGTGGTGGCAGCAAATCAGCCATGTCAGGCAAAACTACCCAGCTGACGGCGAAAGTGATGTTCGGCACAGTGGGCGCAATTAAGGATCTGCGCGAGAAGGAAAAGTCGCGGCATGCGACTACGCGTGCCACTGATCGGCGCAATTGA